AATACCGCGCTTTTATCCGGCATTCGCCTGCAAAACATCAGGCACGTTATTACCTCGCCTTTAGAGCATCATGCAGTGCTCAATACATTAAAAGCCTTACAGGCCGCAAATGAAATAAAATTGAGCTTTGTTAACGTTGACGAACGCGGTGACATTGACCATGACCATTTGGAAGCCCTACTTAAAAGCAAGGGCAAAGCATTGGTTTCTATCATGCATGCCAATAATGAGATCGGAAACATCAATAATATCGAGCTAATTTCTGAGCAATGTTGTAGACACAAGGCTATTTTTCATACCGATACTGTGCAAACCATGGGGCACTATAGCCACGATGTGAAAAAACTGGGTGCACATTTCATTGTAGCATCGGCACATAAATTTCACGGGCCAAAGGGGATTGGCTTTTTATACTGCCGAGAGGGGGTTGATCTTCACAAAATGATTCACGGTGGTTCGCAGGAACGTAAACTGCGTGCAGGTACTGAGAATGTGGCAGGAATAGCCGGTTTAGCCAAAGCCCTTGAGATAGCTTACGCACACATTAATCATCACGGCGCACATCTTCAGGCACTTAAAAACAGGTTGATAAACGGACTTAAAGAAGCTGTACCCGGCGTATCTTTCAACGGAAACTCGGCCATAGCAAGCAAAAGTTTGTACACTGTTTTGAGTGCAAGTTTCCCCGCGGAACTGGCTCAAGGTTTCCTGATGAATTACCTGGACGCTAACAACATCTCGGTTTCAGGTGGCAGCGCATGTACAACGGGCCACGCCTCGCATGTGCTGGAGGCTATAGGCGCTGAAGGCAACCGGCAAACCATCAGGTTTTCGTTCAGTAAATATAATGCTGCTGATGAAGTTGACCGGACATTAAGCGTTCTGTCAGCATTATTAAACGCAGTTGCTGCCTGATCTTAATTAAATAGTCGCGTGACCGAGTGGTGAGGTGGGGGTCTGCAAAACCTTATACGGCAGTTCGAATCTGCCCGCGACGTCAATAATAGCCAACGGGCTTACGGGCAATATTTTCATACAATTAAACAATTGTTAAAAAATCTAAAACCGTAAACAAAATTTTATAAAACTCGTTTGCAGGTATAAATAATATCTACTAAAATGCATTGCCAAAAGAGGAAAAGGAAATTTGTGAAGTATCCGTATGGCTCCAGAAACATTACATTCTTATTGGGCGTAGGCACCATTATGGCTGCCGCGGTTATACTATCAATTATAACAGCCGGTAAATAAACCGGCTGTTATAATTACTCGGCCCTATATATTACTTTGTAACTAACTTGTGATAATATCTGCTTATAAGCAGGTAAATATCTGGTATAGAATGGTATTTAGTCTTGCTATGTTTGTTTATGTGTTAACGTGAGTTAATACATTTTGTCAAATAGAATAAGTATTATAATCATTTCGGGTTTATAGTACGATCAGTAAGTTAAAAAAGAAGCACCGCCGCGATGGGGTGCTTTTTTTTGTTTTAGCACTTTCTGTTAATAACGCAGTTACCGGTTTAAACAAGCAATTATTTTACGGAAGCAGGGTTTAGCACTATATAATTAGGATAGAGAAGGATTGATCTAGCATTATTTTAACCACTCTTTACCAAATCTTACCCACATCATGTTAAATATTGCAATTGAATGTTAATTAACTGTAAATTGTTCACTAACAATCCCTATTAATTGATTTTGAACCATGAAAGTACTGCAATTCACCATCCCAATGCCATACGACAAGAGTGTGGTAGTCGACAAGGTTTGTCAGCAACACCAT
This Mucilaginibacter defluvii DNA region includes the following protein-coding sequences:
- a CDS encoding cysteine desulfurase family protein gives rise to the protein MSIYFDNAATTRIDSDVFNHITPYLLDHFGNPSSAHQHGRVARQIVEESRATIAGLINAKPSEIIFTSGGTEADNTALLSGIRLQNIRHVITSPLEHHAVLNTLKALQAANEIKLSFVNVDERGDIDHDHLEALLKSKGKALVSIMHANNEIGNINNIELISEQCCRHKAIFHTDTVQTMGHYSHDVKKLGAHFIVASAHKFHGPKGIGFLYCREGVDLHKMIHGGSQERKLRAGTENVAGIAGLAKALEIAYAHINHHGAHLQALKNRLINGLKEAVPGVSFNGNSAIASKSLYTVLSASFPAELAQGFLMNYLDANNISVSGGSACTTGHASHVLEAIGAEGNRQTIRFSFSKYNAADEVDRTLSVLSALLNAVAA